The following proteins are encoded in a genomic region of Candidatus Paracaedibacteraceae bacterium:
- the sucD gene encoding succinate--CoA ligase subunit alpha: MSILVDKNTKVICQGFTGKNGTFHSEQAIAYGTKMVGGVTPGKGGTEHLGLPVFNTVGDAVKTTGANASVIYVPAAYAADSIMEAADAGIELIVCITEGIPVLDMVKVKRSLSGTNVKLIGPNCPGVITPDQCKIGIMPGFIHQAGKIGIVSRSGTLTYEAVAQTTAVGLGQSTCVGIGGDPVRGMNFTDVLEMFWDDKQTEGILFIGEIGGNDEQAAAEYIAHQYAKGRYKPVVAFIAGVTAPPGRRMGHAGAIIAGAGASAAEKMEALRRVGVDVADSPATLGETMLNAMKNGKAPNLSQAANG, from the coding sequence ATGTCTATTCTAGTCGACAAAAATACCAAAGTTATTTGTCAGGGGTTTACGGGAAAGAACGGTACGTTCCACTCAGAGCAAGCAATTGCTTATGGAACTAAGATGGTAGGTGGTGTGACACCCGGTAAAGGTGGGACAGAGCATCTTGGGTTGCCTGTATTCAATACAGTTGGTGATGCGGTTAAAACCACAGGCGCAAATGCGTCTGTTATTTACGTACCGGCAGCCTATGCTGCGGATTCTATTATGGAAGCAGCTGACGCAGGCATTGAATTAATTGTCTGTATCACTGAAGGAATTCCTGTTCTCGATATGGTCAAGGTAAAGCGATCTTTATCAGGGACAAATGTTAAGCTAATTGGTCCAAATTGCCCGGGTGTTATTACACCGGATCAATGTAAGATTGGTATTATGCCCGGTTTTATTCATCAGGCTGGAAAAATAGGCATTGTTTCCCGATCAGGAACGTTGACGTACGAGGCTGTTGCTCAGACAACAGCAGTTGGTCTTGGCCAATCCACATGCGTTGGTATTGGTGGTGATCCTGTGCGCGGGATGAACTTTACTGACGTTCTTGAGATGTTTTGGGATGATAAACAAACAGAAGGAATCTTGTTTATCGGTGAAATTGGTGGAAATGACGAACAGGCTGCGGCTGAATATATTGCTCATCAATATGCAAAGGGTCGTTATAAACCAGTTGTTGCTTTTATTGCGGGTGTAACTGCACCTCCGGGGCGTCGTATGGGCCATGCTGGTGCTATTATTGCCGGTGCGGGTGCAAGTGCTGCTGAGAAAATGGAAGCACTTCGTCGTGTTGGTGTTGATGTGGCTGATTCACCTGCAACTTTGGGGGAAACAATGCTTAATGCCATGAAGAACGGCAAAGCACCCAATTTATCACAGGCTGCGAACGGATAA
- the sucC gene encoding ADP-forming succinate--CoA ligase subunit beta → MNIHEYQAKEVLKKYGAPVSAGKVAFSAAEATKAAQELGGPLWVVKAQIHAGGRGKAGGVILCRSIDEVTTAATKLIGSTLVTHQTGPKGQVVRRLYIESGCDIDRELYVSLVLDRNTGRVAIIASQAGGMDIEEVAEKTPEKIVQFSIDPAAGYQAFHGRKLAYALGLEGETNKQMVKLTESLVKAYVELDCTQIEINPLVVTKQGTLIVLDAKVGFDDNALYRHPEIEALRDLAEEDPAETEAHKHELNYVKLDGTIGCMVNGAGLAMATMDIIKLHGGEPANFLDVGGGATKERVAEAFKLILADKNVNAVLVNIFGGIMRCDVIAEGIVAAAKEIQLNVPMVVRLRGTNMDQGRKILDESGLKIISEGDLTQAAAKVVSASKEAA, encoded by the coding sequence ATGAATATTCATGAATATCAAGCCAAAGAAGTTCTGAAGAAATATGGTGCTCCAGTTTCGGCTGGTAAGGTCGCATTTAGTGCAGCTGAAGCAACCAAAGCTGCCCAAGAGCTGGGCGGGCCACTTTGGGTTGTCAAAGCTCAAATTCATGCTGGAGGTCGTGGTAAAGCTGGTGGTGTTATTCTGTGCCGTAGTATTGATGAGGTGACAACAGCTGCAACAAAGTTGATTGGGTCAACTCTTGTGACGCATCAAACAGGTCCAAAAGGTCAGGTTGTGCGTCGTCTATATATCGAATCTGGTTGTGATATTGATCGTGAATTGTATGTCAGTCTTGTTCTTGATCGTAACACCGGACGGGTAGCGATCATCGCATCTCAGGCCGGCGGTATGGATATCGAGGAAGTGGCTGAGAAAACTCCTGAAAAAATCGTTCAGTTTTCTATTGACCCGGCAGCGGGTTACCAGGCATTCCATGGTCGCAAATTAGCGTATGCCTTGGGGCTAGAGGGTGAGACTAACAAGCAGATGGTTAAACTGACAGAATCCTTAGTTAAGGCCTATGTTGAACTTGATTGCACGCAGATTGAAATCAATCCGCTTGTTGTGACAAAACAAGGAACACTGATTGTTTTGGATGCCAAAGTCGGGTTTGATGATAATGCGCTTTACCGCCATCCTGAAATCGAAGCCTTGCGTGATTTGGCTGAAGAAGATCCGGCAGAAACCGAAGCTCATAAACATGAACTGAACTATGTTAAGTTAGATGGCACGATTGGTTGTATGGTCAACGGTGCGGGTTTGGCTATGGCAACCATGGATATTATTAAGTTGCACGGCGGGGAACCTGCTAACTTTTTGGATGTTGGGGGTGGTGCAACTAAAGAGCGTGTTGCCGAAGCATTTAAGTTGATCTTAGCAGACAAGAACGTTAATGCTGTTCTTGTTAATATTTTTGGTGGCATCATGCGTTGTGATGTGATCGCTGAAGGTATTGTCGCGGCAGCCAAAGAAATTCAACTTAATGTTCCGATGGTTGTTCGTCTGCGCGGAACAAATATGGATCAAGGGCGTAAGATTCTTGATGAATCAGGGCTTAAAATCATTTCAGAAGGCGATCTAACACAGGCAGCCGCAAAGGTTGTTTCAGCATCCAAGGAGGCTGCGTAA
- the mdh gene encoding malate dehydrogenase, translated as MSRKKIALVGSGNIGGTLAHLAAFKGLGDVVLIDIAEGIPQGKALDLSQAMAVDGIDARIEGSNDYSSMKDADVVIVTAGVARKPGMSRDDLLLINSGVIRTVATNIKKYCPNAFVIVVTNPLDVMVWVMREESGLPHNKVVGMAGILDSGRYKHFISEAMGVSSHDIQAFVLGGHGDTMVPLPRYTTISGIPLTTWVERGAISQAKVDEIVDRTRNGGAEIVNLLKTGSAFYAPAASAIAMAESYLHDQKRILPCAAWLTGEYGVKDLYVGVPVVIGQNGVEKVVELELTPEEKDGFTKSVTAVRTLVSDVQKITSQAS; from the coding sequence ATGTCACGTAAAAAAATAGCCCTAGTTGGCAGCGGAAACATTGGTGGAACGTTGGCACATTTAGCTGCGTTTAAAGGATTAGGTGATGTTGTCTTGATTGACATTGCCGAAGGAATTCCTCAAGGTAAAGCACTTGATTTATCACAGGCGATGGCTGTCGATGGCATTGATGCTCGGATCGAGGGAAGTAATGACTATTCATCCATGAAAGATGCTGATGTTGTGATTGTAACAGCAGGTGTGGCTCGTAAGCCGGGTATGAGTCGCGATGACTTGTTGTTGATTAATTCCGGTGTTATTCGTACAGTTGCAACAAATATTAAAAAGTACTGCCCCAACGCTTTTGTTATTGTAGTGACTAATCCTTTGGATGTGATGGTTTGGGTTATGCGTGAAGAATCTGGCTTGCCTCATAATAAAGTTGTGGGAATGGCGGGAATTTTAGATAGCGGTCGTTACAAACACTTTATTTCCGAAGCTATGGGTGTTTCGTCTCATGATATCCAAGCGTTTGTGTTGGGTGGACATGGCGACACCATGGTACCGTTGCCACGCTATACAACGATTTCTGGAATTCCATTGACTACATGGGTTGAACGGGGGGCGATTTCTCAGGCTAAAGTTGATGAAATCGTTGACCGTACTCGTAATGGCGGGGCTGAAATCGTGAATCTTCTTAAGACGGGCTCTGCTTTTTATGCGCCGGCAGCATCAGCCATTGCGATGGCTGAATCTTACCTTCATGATCAAAAACGTATTCTGCCATGTGCTGCTTGGTTGACAGGGGAGTATGGGGTTAAAGATTTATACGTTGGTGTTCCTGTAGTGATTGGCCAGAATGGTGTTGAAAAAGTTGTTGAGTTAGAGTTAACCCCCGAAGAAAAAGACGGGTTTACTAAATCTGTGACTGCGGTTAGAACTCTCGTCTCTGATGTGCAAAAAATTACATCTCAAGCAAGCTAA